The following is a genomic window from Nitrospinota bacterium.
AGGTGTGTTAGGATAGTTGCCAATAAATTTACCCTAACGGCAGGATGCGCCGAAACAATGAATCGCAACAATAGAAAAGGGAATCGCAAATACCATGTCGGAAGAGATTCGGGTTGATAAAAGGAAAGTCGTTGCTTCAAAAGGCAACCTCAAGGGCGCCGATCTCAGTAAAGCAGATCTTGCGAAGGCCAATCTCAGTAAGGGCGATTTCAGGGAAGCCAACCTCAGCGAGGCTTTTCTCAGTGAAGCCGATTTCAGCGGGGCCAACCTCAACAAGGCGAATCTTGCCAAGGCCAACCTCAGCGGCGCGGATTTCTATGGCGCTAACCTCAGCGAAGCCAATCTCAGCGGCGCTTATATGCGTCGAGCCAAATTTGAAAAGGGATTTCTGCCTAAGGCGGACTTGAGCAATGCCAATATGCGGGAAGCCTATCTCATGCGAGCCAATCTCAAGCAGGCCAATATGCGCGGCATCAACCTGCAGGATGCTCAGGTTCATCAGGCGCATTTGCAGGGCGCTGACCTTGAAGGCGCCGATCTGCAGCGCGCCAACCTCAAGGGGTCCAACCTGGAAGGGACGTGTTTGAAGGACGTATTGCTTATGGGTGCGGATCTACGACAAATCAGAAAATTATCGTGCCAGGACCTGAAAATGGCCAAGGTGGATAAGACCACCCGATTTCCCAACCATCTCAAAGTAAAATGGACCTCGGATACGGAATATA
Proteins encoded in this region:
- a CDS encoding pentapeptide repeat-containing protein, encoding MSEEIRVDKRKVVASKGNLKGADLSKADLAKANLSKGDFREANLSEAFLSEADFSGANLNKANLAKANLSGADFYGANLSEANLSGAYMRRAKFEKGFLPKADLSNANMREAYLMRANLKQANMRGINLQDAQVHQAHLQGADLEGADLQRANLKGSNLEGTCLKDVLLMGADLRQIRKLSCQDLKMAKVDKTTRFPNHLKVKWTSDTEYNCEEQ